The following proteins are co-located in the Pseudomonas sp. DY-1 genome:
- the ccmA gene encoding cytochrome c biogenesis heme-transporting ATPase CcmA, with translation MPGTHAVTSPYLETVALACERDWRLLFERLDLQLSRGEMLQVAGPNGSGKTSLLRLLCGLMQPTAGEVRLNGKPLASQRSELARNLLWIGHAAGIKGLLTPEENLRWLCALHQPAERDAIWRALEAVGLRGFEDVPCHTLSAGQQRRVALARLYLDAPPLWILDEPFTALDKQGVAQLEAHLASHCEQGGLVVFTTHHTMGQVPTGYRELDLGQRRA, from the coding sequence ATCCCGGGTACTCATGCCGTGACCAGTCCCTATCTCGAGACCGTGGCCCTCGCCTGCGAGCGGGATTGGCGCCTGCTGTTCGAGCGGCTGGACTTGCAACTGTCCCGTGGCGAGATGCTCCAGGTCGCCGGCCCCAATGGCAGTGGCAAGACCAGCCTGCTGCGTCTCCTCTGCGGTCTGATGCAGCCCACTGCCGGTGAAGTTCGCCTGAACGGCAAGCCATTGGCCAGCCAGCGCAGCGAGCTGGCGCGCAACCTCCTGTGGATCGGTCATGCCGCCGGTATCAAGGGTTTGCTGACCCCGGAGGAAAACCTGCGCTGGCTCTGCGCCTTGCACCAGCCCGCCGAGCGCGACGCCATCTGGCGGGCACTGGAAGCGGTCGGCCTGCGTGGTTTTGAAGATGTACCCTGCCACACCCTGTCCGCCGGGCAGCAGCGCCGCGTCGCGCTGGCACGCCTGTACCTGGACGCGCCACCGCTGTGGATTCTCGATGAACCCTTCACCGCCCTCGACAAGCAGGGTGTTGCCCAGCTAGAGGCTCATCTGGCGAGCCATTGCGAGCAGGGCGGCCTGGTTGTCTTCACGACTCACCACACCATGGGCCAGGTACCCACCGGCTACCGTGAACTCGACCTGGGGCAGCGCCGCGCATGA
- the ccmB gene encoding heme exporter protein CcmB, which yields MSNVFTLLVAREARLLVRRPAELANPLVFFAIVVALFPLAVGPETQLLQSLSPGLVWVAALLAVLLSLDGLFRSDFEDGSLEQWVVSPHPLPLLVLAKVLAHWLFSGLALVLLAPLLALMLGLPARCLPVLLISLLLGTPVLSLLGAVGAALTVGLKRGGLLLALLILPLYIPVLILGSGALQAALQGLPTVGHLLWLASLTALAVTLTPFAIAAGLTISVGE from the coding sequence ATGAGCAACGTCTTCACACTGCTGGTCGCCCGCGAAGCCCGCCTGCTGGTACGCCGTCCGGCGGAATTGGCCAACCCGCTGGTGTTCTTCGCCATAGTGGTCGCATTGTTTCCGCTGGCCGTCGGCCCCGAGACCCAATTGTTGCAAAGCCTTTCCCCCGGCCTGGTCTGGGTAGCGGCCCTGCTGGCCGTCCTGCTCTCGCTGGACGGGCTTTTCCGCAGTGACTTCGAAGACGGCTCCCTCGAACAGTGGGTCGTTTCGCCGCACCCCCTGCCGCTTCTGGTCCTGGCCAAGGTGCTGGCACACTGGCTCTTTTCCGGATTGGCCCTGGTGCTGCTGGCCCCGTTGCTGGCACTGATGCTTGGCCTGCCGGCACGATGCCTGCCCGTCCTGCTGATTTCGCTGTTGCTGGGTACCCCGGTCTTGAGCCTGCTGGGCGCCGTCGGCGCCGCGCTGACTGTCGGTCTCAAGCGTGGTGGCCTCTTGCTGGCGCTGCTGATCCTGCCGCTGTACATCCCGGTGCTGATTCTCGGCAGCGGGGCGTTGCAGGCGGCCTTGCAAGGATTGCCGACCGTCGGCCACCTGTTGTGGCTGGCGAGCCTCACCGCCCTGGCGGTGACCCTGACACCCTTTGCCATTGCCGCTGGCCTGACCATCAGCGTCGGCGAATAA
- a CDS encoding heme ABC transporter permease, whose protein sequence is MNWTWFHKLGSPKWFYEISGRWLPWLAWGAVILITLGLVWGLAFAPPDYQQGNSFRIIYIHVPAAFLAQSCYIMLAVCGVVGLVWKMKLADVALQAAAPIGAWMTFVALVTGAIWGKPTWGAWWVWDARLTSMLILLFLYFGLIALGQAISNRDSAAKACAVLAIVGVINIPIIKYSVEWWNTLHQPATFKITEKPAMPAEMWVPLLIMVLGFYCFFGAVMLMRMRLEVLKRESRASWAKAEIQAQVGKV, encoded by the coding sequence ATGAACTGGACCTGGTTCCACAAGCTCGGGTCGCCGAAGTGGTTCTATGAGATCAGCGGTCGCTGGCTGCCCTGGCTCGCCTGGGGAGCGGTGATCCTGATTACCCTCGGCCTGGTCTGGGGGTTGGCTTTCGCGCCGCCGGACTACCAGCAGGGCAACAGCTTCCGAATCATCTACATCCATGTGCCGGCGGCCTTCCTCGCCCAGTCCTGCTACATCATGCTCGCCGTGTGCGGGGTAGTGGGTCTGGTCTGGAAGATGAAACTCGCCGATGTCGCCTTGCAGGCCGCCGCGCCTATCGGTGCCTGGATGACCTTCGTGGCTCTGGTTACCGGCGCCATCTGGGGCAAGCCGACCTGGGGCGCCTGGTGGGTGTGGGATGCCCGCCTCACGTCGATGCTCATCCTCCTTTTCCTGTACTTCGGTCTCATTGCCCTCGGGCAGGCGATCAGCAATCGTGACAGTGCTGCCAAGGCCTGTGCGGTGCTGGCGATCGTCGGCGTGATCAATATCCCGATCATCAAGTACTCGGTGGAGTGGTGGAACACCCTGCACCAGCCTGCCACCTTCAAAATCACTGAGAAGCCGGCCATGCCGGCGGAAATGTGGGTGCCGCTGCTGATCATGGTGCTCGGCTTCTACTGCTTCTTCGGCGCCGTGATGCTGATGCGCATGCGCCTGGAAGTGCTCAAGCGCGAGTCCCGCGCCAGCTGGGCCAAGGCCGAGATTCAGGCACAAGTGGGTAAGGTCTGA
- the ccmD gene encoding heme exporter protein CcmD, whose amino-acid sequence MSFSSFTEFLAMGNHGLYVWTAYGISLVVLAINVAMPLIARRRYLQDEARRLRREESK is encoded by the coding sequence ATGAGTTTTTCTTCCTTCACCGAATTTCTCGCCATGGGTAACCATGGCCTGTATGTCTGGACCGCCTACGGCATCAGCTTGGTGGTACTGGCCATCAACGTCGCCATGCCGCTGATCGCGCGGCGCCGTTACCTGCAAGACGAGGCGCGTCGTTTGCGCCGGGAGGAGTCGAAGTGA
- the ccmE gene encoding cytochrome c maturation protein CcmE, with protein sequence MNPVRKKRLFIILAILAGVGIAVALALSALQQNINLFYTPTQIANGEAPQDTRIRAGGMVEKGSVQRSGDSLDVQFVVTDFAKNVTIRYHGILPDLFREGQGIVALGKLNADGVLVADEVLAKHDENYMPPEVTKALKESGQLPKKEG encoded by the coding sequence GTGAATCCGGTTCGCAAGAAGCGCCTGTTCATCATCCTTGCCATCCTGGCGGGTGTGGGCATCGCCGTGGCGCTGGCGCTGTCCGCGCTGCAACAGAACATCAACCTGTTCTACACCCCCACTCAGATCGCCAATGGCGAGGCCCCGCAGGACACCCGTATTCGTGCTGGCGGCATGGTGGAAAAGGGCTCGGTGCAACGCAGCGGCGACTCCCTGGACGTGCAGTTCGTCGTGACCGATTTCGCGAAGAACGTGACCATCCGCTACCACGGCATTCTTCCCGACCTGTTCCGTGAAGGGCAGGGCATTGTCGCCCTTGGCAAGCTGAATGCCGATGGCGTGCTGGTGGCTGACGAAGTGCTGGCCAAGCACGATGAGAACTACATGCCGCCGGAAGTGACCAAGGCCCTCAAGGAAAGTGGCCAACTCCCGAAGAAGGAGGGGTGA
- a CDS encoding heme lyase CcmF/NrfE family subunit, translated as MIPELGHLALILALCMAVVQATLPLIGAWRGDRQWMSLAQPAAWGQFTFLAFAFGCLTYAFMVDDFSVAYVASNSNSALPWYFKFSAVWGAHEGSLLLWALILGGWTFAVSIFSRQLPEVMLARVLAVMGMISIGFLLFLIVTSNPFNRLLPNMPADGNDLNPLLQDFGLIVHPPMLYMGYVGFSVAFAFAIAALLGGRLDAAWARWSRPWTIIAWAFLGVGIVLGSWWAYYELGWGGWWFWDPVENASFMPWLVGTALIHSLAVTEKRGVFKSWTVLLAIAAFSLSLLGTFLVRSGVLTSVHAFASDPERGVFILAFLLLVVGGSLALFAVRAPVVKSQVGFALWSRETLLLVNNLVLVVAASMILLGTLYPLVLDALSGAKLSVGPPYFNALFLPLMGLVMLALAVGVLVRWKDTPVKWLLGMLGPVLIGSLLLGVLAAFFYGDFHWAVLAVGALSAWVVLAGVRDLLDKTRHKGLLKGAAGLTRSYWGMQLAHAGIAVCALGVVLSSQYSAERDLRLAPGESVELGGYRFLFEGAAHHEGPNFTSDKGTVIVYEGENQVTVLHPEKRLYTVQQSVMTEAGIDAGFTRDLYVALGEPLDNGAWAVRVHVKPFVRWIWLGGLLMGLGGLLAAFDRRYRVKVKTRVREALGMAGAQA; from the coding sequence ATGATTCCCGAACTCGGCCACCTGGCCCTGATTCTTGCCCTGTGCATGGCTGTGGTGCAGGCGACCTTGCCGCTGATCGGCGCCTGGCGTGGTGACCGCCAGTGGATGAGCCTGGCTCAGCCCGCTGCCTGGGGGCAGTTCACCTTCCTGGCCTTTGCCTTCGGCTGCCTGACCTACGCGTTCATGGTGGATGACTTCTCCGTCGCCTATGTCGCCAGCAACTCCAACAGTGCACTGCCCTGGTACTTCAAGTTCAGTGCCGTCTGGGGCGCCCACGAAGGCTCGTTGCTGCTGTGGGCCCTGATCCTCGGTGGCTGGACCTTCGCGGTTTCGATCTTCTCCCGGCAACTGCCGGAAGTGATGCTGGCTCGTGTGCTGGCGGTCATGGGGATGATCAGCATCGGCTTCCTGCTGTTCCTGATCGTCACTTCCAACCCGTTCAATCGCCTGCTGCCGAACATGCCGGCTGACGGCAACGACCTCAATCCGTTGCTGCAGGACTTCGGCCTGATCGTCCATCCGCCGATGCTGTACATGGGCTACGTGGGCTTCTCGGTGGCCTTCGCCTTCGCCATCGCCGCATTGCTCGGCGGACGGCTGGATGCCGCCTGGGCGCGCTGGTCGCGGCCATGGACCATCATCGCCTGGGCTTTCCTTGGCGTCGGCATCGTGCTCGGCTCCTGGTGGGCCTACTACGAGCTGGGCTGGGGCGGCTGGTGGTTCTGGGATCCGGTGGAAAACGCCTCCTTCATGCCATGGCTGGTGGGCACTGCGCTGATTCACTCCCTGGCAGTGACCGAGAAACGCGGCGTGTTCAAGAGTTGGACCGTGCTGCTGGCCATCGCGGCGTTCTCCCTCAGCCTGCTGGGCACCTTCCTGGTCCGTTCCGGCGTGCTGACCTCTGTACACGCCTTTGCCTCCGACCCGGAGCGCGGTGTGTTCATCCTGGCGTTCCTGCTGTTGGTAGTGGGCGGTTCGCTGGCGCTGTTCGCGGTGCGTGCTCCCGTTGTGAAGAGCCAGGTGGGCTTCGCTCTCTGGTCCCGCGAGACCCTGCTCCTGGTGAACAACCTGGTGCTGGTGGTGGCGGCGTCGATGATCCTGCTCGGCACCCTCTACCCGCTGGTACTGGATGCCTTGTCTGGCGCCAAGCTGTCGGTGGGCCCGCCGTACTTCAATGCCCTGTTCCTGCCGTTGATGGGCCTCGTCATGCTGGCCCTGGCGGTCGGCGTGCTGGTGCGCTGGAAGGATACGCCGGTGAAATGGCTGCTGGGCATGCTCGGTCCGGTGCTGATCGGCAGCCTGCTGTTGGGTGTGCTGGCCGCCTTCTTCTATGGCGACTTCCACTGGGCGGTGCTGGCTGTGGGCGCGTTGTCCGCCTGGGTCGTGCTGGCCGGTGTTCGCGATCTGCTCGACAAGACCCGTCACAAGGGCCTGCTCAAAGGCGCCGCTGGCCTGACCCGTAGCTACTGGGGCATGCAACTGGCCCACGCCGGTATCGCCGTCTGTGCCCTGGGCGTAGTGCTATCCAGCCAGTACAGCGCTGAGCGCGACCTGCGGCTGGCTCCGGGCGAGTCGGTGGAGTTGGGCGGCTATCGTTTCCTCTTCGAGGGCGCTGCGCATCATGAAGGCCCGAACTTCACCTCCGACAAGGGAACCGTGATCGTCTATGAGGGCGAGAACCAGGTGACGGTATTGCACCCGGAGAAGCGGCTCTACACCGTTCAGCAATCGGTGATGACCGAAGCCGGCATCGACGCTGGCTTCACCCGCGATCTCTACGTCGCGCTCGGCGAACCCCTGGACAATGGCGCCTGGGCTGTGCGCGTTCACGTCAAACCCTTCGTCCGCTGGATCTGGCTGGGCGGCTTGCTGATGGGCCTTGGCGGCCTGCTGGCGGCCTTCGACCGCCGCTACCGCGTGAAAGTGAAGACCCGCGTCCGTGAGGCGCTGGGGATGGCTGGAGCCCAAGCATGA
- a CDS encoding DsbE family thiol:disulfide interchange protein: MKRLILVLPLLGFLAIAVFLYRGLFLDPAELPSALIGKPFPAFSLPNVTGERTLTEADLKGKPALVNVWGTWCVSCRVEHPVLNKLAQMGVTIYGVNYKDDNAAALKWLKEFHNPYQLDIRDEQGSLGLDLGVYGAPETFLIDKDGIIRHKFVGVIDEVVWREQLAPLYQSLADEGGK, translated from the coding sequence ATGAAGCGTTTGATCCTCGTCCTGCCGCTGCTGGGCTTCCTTGCCATCGCGGTATTCCTTTATCGCGGGCTGTTCCTTGACCCGGCCGAGTTACCCTCGGCCCTGATCGGCAAACCGTTCCCGGCCTTCTCGCTGCCCAATGTCACCGGCGAGCGCACCCTCACCGAGGCCGATCTCAAAGGTAAGCCGGCGCTGGTCAACGTCTGGGGCACCTGGTGTGTCTCCTGCCGCGTCGAGCACCCGGTGCTGAACAAGCTGGCACAGATGGGCGTGACCATCTACGGCGTCAACTACAAGGATGACAACGCCGCCGCGCTGAAATGGCTAAAGGAATTCCACAACCCTTATCAGCTGGACATCCGCGACGAACAGGGCAGCCTCGGTCTGGACCTGGGCGTGTATGGCGCGCCGGAAACCTTCCTGATCGACAAGGACGGCATCATTCGCCACAAGTTCGTCGGCGTGATCGACGAAGTGGTCTGGCGCGAGCAACTGGCCCCTCTGTACCAGTCCCTGGCGGATGAGGGCGGCAAATGA
- a CDS encoding cytochrome c-type biogenesis protein, with amino-acid sequence MKRLIAAALLGLALTGVAKAAIDTYQFKDEAERERFRVLTEELRCPKCQNQNIADSNAPIATDLRREIFRMLEEGKNNDEIVDYLVARYGDFVRYKPPVNARTVLLWYGPAGLLIGGLVVLGIIVVRRRRVENSPAQVLLSADEQARLDALLNSENQDKKDS; translated from the coding sequence ATGAAGCGTCTGATCGCTGCTGCCCTGCTGGGGCTGGCCCTTACCGGTGTCGCCAAGGCCGCCATCGATACCTACCAGTTCAAGGATGAGGCCGAGCGCGAGCGCTTCCGCGTCCTGACCGAAGAACTGCGTTGCCCGAAGTGCCAGAACCAGAATATCGCCGACTCCAACGCACCGATTGCCACCGACCTGCGCCGGGAAATCTTCCGCATGCTGGAGGAGGGCAAGAACAACGACGAGATCGTCGACTACCTGGTGGCGCGCTACGGCGACTTCGTGCGCTACAAGCCGCCGGTCAACGCACGCACCGTGTTGCTCTGGTATGGCCCCGCTGGGCTGCTGATAGGAGGGCTGGTGGTGCTGGGCATCATCGTCGTCCGCCGCCGCCGGGTAGAGAACAGCCCTGCGCAGGTGCTGCTTTCCGCCGATGAGCAGGCCCGCCTCGATGCCCTGCTGAACTCCGAGAACCAGGACAAGAAAGACTCATGA